From the genome of Plasmodium malariae genome assembly, chromosome: 9, one region includes:
- the PmUG01_09042200 gene encoding conserved Plasmodium protein, unknown function, protein MCCCICGLLLLLLVALIVVLVLNGVIKLT, encoded by the coding sequence atgtgttGTTGTATATGCGGATTATTGCTTTTATTACTGGTAGCTTTGATTGTTGTATTGGTTCTTAATGGGGTTATAAAACTGACCTAA
- the GCVH gene encoding glycine cleavage system H protein, putative: MITLRRSFSYKKFISLYGPCTFKRFVTYYTTTHEYIKINEQNLNDLKNKNNVQCKIGISSYGTEKLGEIVYIDITHNINDYIKKGDCIATIESVKSVGDVYTPISGKIVDINSKVIDNVNLMNGHSESEGWIMELLTNDINEKEIMDSTEYKKACEEEEQKEEKKMEQSEINCLEEKNKNKIFDLNDIKSIENKGKNN; encoded by the coding sequence ATGATAACGCTTAGAAGATCTTTCTCTTATAAGAAGTTTATCTCTTTATATGGTCCGTGTACTTTTAAAAGATTTGTAACGTATTATACTACAACGCAtgaatacattaaaataaatgaacaaaatttgaatgatttaaaaaataaaaacaacgTGCAATGTAAAATAGGAATAAGCAGTTATGGAACTGAAAAATTAGGAGAAATTgtttatatagatataacaCATAACataaatgattatataaaaaagggggATTGCATAGCAACCATTGAAAGTGTTAAAAGTGTAGGGGATGTATATACCCCTATTAGTGGTAAAATTGTCGACATAAATAGTAAAGTAATAGATAATGTCAATTTAATGAATGGACATTCCGAATCCGAAGGATGGATTATGGAATTATTAACAAAcgatataaatgaaaaagaaataatggACAGTACTGAATATAAGAAAGCATGTGAAGAAGAAGAAcaaaaggaagaaaagaaaatggaACAGAGTGAAATTAATTGCCTAGaagagaaaaacaaaaataaaatttttgatttAAATGATATCAAAAGCATTGAAaataaagggaaaaataattaa
- the AQP gene encoding aquaglyceroporin, putative has protein sequence MQMRSCNTHVKEFVGEFIGTFVLMFFGEGSTANYLTVESAKDWLRLCIGWSLGVFFGILVSAKLSGAHLNLAVSIGLASIKKFEYVKIPLYFLAQLLGSFLATSSVYGLYHGFGINKIPEYSWETSRNAAVSIPSAFIHELILTGILLFVILVVTNETICGEFHVLKVSGVVGLTILCIGLSFGGNTGFALNPSRDLGARFLSLIAYGTDAFTKDSFYFWIPLTAPIVGAVIFCQFFDKIIFPLVEMVEDNKGVAEV, from the coding sequence atgcaGATGCGTTCATGTAATACTCATGTGAAAGAATTCGTAGGAGAGTTTATAGGAACATTTGTGTTGATGTTTTTTGGGGAAGGTTCAACAGCAAATTATCTTACAGTTGAAAGCGCAAAAGATTGGTTAAGATTATGTATAGGATGGAGTTTAGGTGTATTTTTTGGAATTTTAGTATCAGCCAAACTAAGCGGTGCACATTTAAATTTAGCAGTGTCAATAGGATTAGCAAGTATTAAAAAGTTTGAATATGTGAAAAtacctttatattttttagcaCAACTACTAGGATCCTTTTTAGCTACATCATCAGTATATGGATTATATCATGGTTTtggaattaataaaattcctGAATATTCATGGGAGACGTCTAGAAATGCGGCTGTTAGTATTCCAAGTGCTTTTATTCatgaattaatattaacgggaatattattatttgtaatattagTTGTAACTAATGAAACAATATGTGGAGAATTCCATGTTTTGAAAGTTAGTGGAGTAGTTGGATTAACCATTTTATGTATTGGTTTAAGTTTTGGTGGTAATACAGGTTTTGCTCTTAATCCTTCAAGAGATTTAGGTGCTAGATTCCTTTCGTTAATTGCTTATGGAACAGATGCATTTACAAAAGATagcttttatttttggaTTCCTCTTACTGCTCCAATTGTAGGAGCTGTAATTTTTTGTCAATTTTtcgataaaataattttcccATTAGTAGAAATGGTAGAAGACAATAAAGGTGTAGCAGAggtataa